The stretch of DNA CGCGATATGCTCTCTGGCCTTGGATACACTGTACCTATTTGTATCTTTAGCTCCTCTGCTGTTCTCTCTCCTATCATTATGTTATGTTTCTTTCTTATGTAACGTACTATCGCCTCATCAAACTTATCCCCTGCAACTTTTATTGATGAACTTACAACGTTGCCACCTAATGATATAACTGCAATATCTGTTGTGCCCCCTCCTATATCTACAACCATGCAACCACACGCTTTGGATATGTCAATTCCAGCACCTATCGCTGCAGAAATAGGCTCCTCTATTAAATATGTCTTCTTTGCCCCTGCTTGCATAGCTGCATCTACTACCGCTCTCTTTTCTACCTCTGTTACTCCACTTGGAACACATACCATTATTCTTGGCTTGAAAATTCTATTCTTGCAAACTTTCTTTATAAAGTACTTAAGCATCCTCTCTGTTACATAATAGTCTGATATAACACCATCCTTCAATGGCCGTATCGCCACTATGTTGCCAGGAGTCCTACCTAACATTCTTCTTGCTTCCTCTCCTACCGCAAGTACCTTATTCGTATTTTTATCTATAGCTACCACTGATGGTTCCCGTAATACAATTCCTTTTCCCTTTATATATACCAAAACAGTCGCCGTGCCAAGATCTATCCCTATATCTTGTCCAAATCTAAACAACCCTCATCTTCCTTTCCGTTATTGATTGCATACAACTTTGCCTAGGTATATATTATCATATTTTTTCAATATTGCAACATATTTTTTATTTTTATTTAACCTGTAAGTTTCGTATTCTTCCTATATTTTTCTCTTGTGGCAAATCCTCCCCTTATGTGCCTTTCAGATTTATTCTCCTCAAGCACAACCCGTGCCCTACTTGCTAATTGTGAATTTATTTGCTCTAATCGTTCAGTTACATCTTTATGAACAGTGCTTTTACTTATACCAAACTTTTTGGCTGCAAGTCTTACTGTGGCTTTTTTCTCAATAATATACATCGCCAATTCTATCGCTCTTTCTTCTATATATCTTTTCAAAAATTTTACCTCCCTTGGGACTTTATGTCAAAAATGTTTAGGGGTTAAGAATGTTCTGATTTTTATTCAAAACATTCTCTCCTAAAAACATCTACTCTTATGTTGTATACTTATTCATACATGACAACATATATTCTTATTTTTTTAATTTGATATAATTTTGAGGATTAACCAACTTTTCATTTTTCAATATTTCAAAATGTAAATGCACTTCATTATCGTTGCTACACCTAGATTTATCTCCCACAACACCTATGATGTCGCCTTGCTTTATTATCTGATTTGGCATAACTAAATTGTCATTAGCTAAATTTTTGTACACCGATGCTATTTTTTTTGAATGTCTTATTATAACAGTTGCTCCATTTTCACTGTCATTTTGTATATCCTCTACATAGCCATCCATCACCGCTTTCACTGGTGTACCCAGCCTAGATTTTATATCTAATCCTTTGTGAATTCTCCACTCATCCATTGCCTTAAAATAAACCAACTTATCCCCTGAAAATTCTCTTATTATATCTCCATTTACTGGAGTTATAAACGAATCACTACTTCCTAAAAATACTTCCGCTTGTTCTTCATCATTTTCTTCGATCGACAAAACTTCATCCTGTTTTATTTTTGATTCTTGTAGTTTTTCTTTTGATATAACTTCTTCTTTTTTATCCTGTGGCTTTTCTTTTGATGTAACTTCTTCTTCTTTTTTATCCTGTGGCTTTTCTTTTGATGTAACTTCTTCTTCTTTTTTATCTTGTGGCTTTTCTTTTGATGTGACTTCTTCTTCTTTTTTATCTTGTGGCTTTTCTTTTGATGTGACTTCTTCTTCTTTTTTATCCTGTAGCTTTTCTTTTGATATAGTCTCTTCCTCTTTTTGCGTTATAAATGATATAACTTCGTTTGTTACTTGTTGTTCTTTTTTGTTATCCTCTCTATTTGTTTCTGATTTTGTATCTTTTACTTCATCAGCTATAGTTTCATTATCTACCGAAAAAATCTTTTGCATATCACCTTCACCTATCAACGAATTAACACTTTTTTTCGCACTAAACAAAGATATAACTGATGCTAACGCTATTGACACTAACATAACCACATAAGTTGCATTTTTCCAAAACTTTTTTTGTTGCTTATTATCAATATTCTTTTTCACGTAAAATACACCTCCACTGCATATTTTTGCCTAAATAAATTTCAAATATACAGTAGAGGTATAAAAAATTATCTAAAACACACCGTTTTTGCTAAATAACAATGATAGTCTCCCTTATTAGCCATTGCTTTATATGCAGCCTGTGCCACACTCGAACTCTCAAATATACCAAATACCGATGGCCCACTCCCACTCATCATAGCACCCAATGCTCGATTTTTTATTAGTCTATCTTTTATGTCCGCAATAACAGGAAAATTCTTTTCTGTTACGCTTTCTAGCACATTTGCCATATTCTTTGCAATACCCAAAATATCTCTTTTAGATATTGCATCTATTAAAATTTCAAAATCAGGCCTTCTCTTAGGCTCATTATAATCGAATGACTCGTACACTTCCTTTGTTGATACGCCAAAACACGGCTTTATTATTATTAAATCCATGTCCACAATGTCTGGAAGAGGGATTAGCCTTTCCCCTATGCCCTGTGCTAGTGCTGTATTTCGCATTATGCAAAACGGAACATCGGCACCAAGCTCTTTTCCTAATGCTCGCAATTCTTTATCATTAAGCCCTAAATCGAATAACTTATTCATCCCAATTATCACTGCAGCTGCATCCGCACTGCCACCACCTAATCCCGCTGATATTGGAATACCCTTTTTTATCTCTATCTTAACTCCGCTCTTTATGTTATATCTCTTAATCATGTGCTCTGCTGCCTTATAAGCTATATTCTTATCACTACTTGAGACTATTTTGATGTCAGATACAACCTCAATTCCAGTATCTATTTTCTCAATGTAAACTTTGTCAGATAAATCTATAGTTTGCATAATCATTTTTACATCATTATATCCATCAACCCTCTTACCCAATAAATCTATTGCAAAATTTATCTTAGCATATGCAGTCAATTCAATCTCTTTCATAACAATCCTCCAAACAACTATTTTACCCCTATCACCTTATTCCATGTATTTCTTAGCGATGTTGACAAACCTTTTACTTGATATCGAATAAACGTTTTACCTTGTCTTGATATATATTTTTTTACCAATTTTTGTAATATCTCTCTACTTAAACTTTCTTCTTTTTTTGCTCCCTCATAGCAAACATTATAAAAATAACCTATATTATATCCATCTATAACCCACTCAAGTATATACTCGACTTCATCTTTAGTCTTCTCTTTCTCTTTTAATTGCTTGTCTAGATCATCAAATATATTATTCTCTAGATTAATAATTTGGGGGCTATCAGGATACTTTATTAAATACCACGCACATCTATCTATTGCATTTTTTTCACACCCTATACGATAAAGACCACCTATCGCGCCACAAACAAGCTTTTCATTATCTTCTTCTAGTATTATAGTCTTAATATAGTCATCTTTAGCCTGCTTAAAAAGCTTTAATTCCTCATTACAAATCCCTCTTCTAAAATAATCGGATCCAGAATTACAACCAGAATTTATTACATCTGTACATAACTTCTTTAAATTTTGAACATACACTCTATTATTTCCATCATCAGCGCAACCACGCATCAAGGCATCCGATCTTAACTTCTTTATTTCTAAACAATTAGGCTTACGCTTTAGCACCTCATTACTTACTCTTAAAACTTCCTTATATTCTTCCTCTCCACTTAAAAATTTAACATAACTTACTCCATATTCAAAATCTAAATCAGCTGCTTTTTTGAAAAAATCCTCTGCCTTATTTTTATCATTATTATACCAATGTGCAATCCCCAATCCGTAGTATGCCACTGTCTTTTTCTCGTCTGACTCTATAAATTTATTATACATGTCAAATGCCTCATCCAATGTCCCCTGTTCGCGCATTCTTTCTAGTATTTCCATCATAGTTACTATACATCTAGTCTCAGATGGTCTTTGTTCTAGTATATCATTACACTCACATAAAGCCTCCTTTAACTTTCCTCCTTTCATTAACATACTTACATAATGGATCCTAACATAGACATCATTTGGCATAATAGCACAAACCTCTCTTAGTTTATCTTCTTTCTGCTTCGAATACTCACTAAAATCTTCAGTCTCTAGATATTTTATCACATGTTTTGGATTTAAATTAGCTATAACTTTATTTAATCCTTCTGATTGCGAACTTACCTCTACTTCTTGGTATTCTTCAAGATATAATGCTATTCTCTCTTTTATTTGCCATGTTGCAACCGGAATATTTTTATATAATTCATCTTCTTCCTTTAATAATCTATCTTTCATTTTAATAAACTCTTCACTACTTGGAAAATTTTTTATCTCTTCATTGATTGCCGTTAACAATTTTACCAAACCTACATTACTAGATATTTCAAAAACTTCTCTATTCTCGTACAATGTTTGATTATCAACTTTCTTTAGCACTAAATCCACCTTATCCATTAAATCTTTTTCATTTGTAGAATCCTTTTCTTCCTCTCCAATGAAAATCTCAATACACGCCTTCCTTTTTTCTTCCACTGATACATCCTTATTGTTTTCACAATATTTTCTAAAATCTTTATTTTTTCTATATATGTCTATTTGTTTATCTACATACTGAAGTAAATCCCTCTTTTCCCTGTTTATCTTTGCTTTTTGGATATTCTTTGCAAATTTTGTATGTAAGTCCTTTTTACTAATCGGTCCCCTTGGCGTAAAATCTTTTGTATCCTTGTTAAACGCTATATGCCATGCAAGTAATATCGCAGCTTCATCGTTCTTATAAAAACAATTGCCTGTTTTTTGTTCACGCGAATTAAAACTACTATACCTTATATCAGGTATTTTTGAATTTATACTTTCATCTGAATTGTATTCTCCCTTATCTTCTAAAATGTCATAAACCCTATCTACCTCAATATTCAAACTACAATCTCTAACTCCACCTATACCTCGCATAATATACTTAATATTATCTTCTGACATTGTATACATTTCGTATGTTTTATATTTTCTACAGCCCCTACGTGGTACATATCCTTTATTTATCACAACAAAATCGTATTTATCATCAATTCTTTTATAAATTATACCAGCAAAAACGTGTCCTTTACCCCTTAACTGAACAATTATAAAACTATTTTTATCCCCTTTTTTTAGTGAACTTAAACTTTCTATAATTTCCTCACTTGACATATAATCTACCGATCTTTTCATGGAGTTTAAAAACTCAACATCATCTGTGTACTCTGACAGTATCATAAAAAAATTAGACCTAAATACCTCTAGTCCTTCTCTTCCCCCACATAAATAATTATATGAATAATTTATCACCTGATTTAACTGATTTTTTATTTGCTCTTCTGAAACAGTTGATAAACTTTTTTCAAACATTTTTCGTATCTCTCTTTTTAGCTCGGTTTTTACTCCAATGTCTTCCAGTGCTTTAAATTCTTCTTGTCTCATGTACATTACTGCTTCTGTATTCATTGCCATAAAATTCACCTTTCCCTCTCTCTACAACACACAAACTTTTTTTGGATAATACTATCACACAAGTATATACTTGTCAACTCTCCTAAGGCCCTTTAACTTTATTAAACCATTCCTACTTCTACGCCAAGAATTTTACGGCAAAAATTTGAGGTGGAGATGGGGGAGGATATCACTATTAAAAACAATCTTAGGTATTCTTCCATCAATACATCTTTTATTTGTTCTTGCACCTTTTTTAATTAAATATTTTATGATACTTTCATTTTTATTATCACATGCCACTATAAGTGGTGTAGTGTCTAACACTCCTTCATCTTCTCGCTCATCTGCACCATTATCAATCAATAATCTCTCAACACAAGTATTATTATTTTCCAATGCTTCCATCAATGGCATACTTGCCACAAAATATCCTTCCTTATTTAAGTTAGCGCCTCTCTCCACTAATAATTTCACTATATTAATATCATTTATTTTACTGGCTACAATCAGCGGAGTATAACATAGCTTACCACCATTTCTATTAACATCCGCACCCATTGAAAGAAGATATTCTACCAATTCCTCATTCTCCGCTTTGCACGCTACTATCAACGGCGTAATCCCTATCACATATCCCATTCTGTTTACGTTTGCACCCCTATCAAGTAACAACTCTATTGTTTGTGCTTGCCCACTTCTGCACGCAAAAAACAATGCTGTACCTCGACTTAAATATCCCAATTGATTTACGTTGGCTCCCATTGAAACTAACAATTTCACTGCATCTATGTTCCCCGATTTACACGCTGCTATCAATGGCGTATCAAACGCTATCCACTCTTCTTTATCTACCTCTCCTTGCGTATTAAGGGACGAAATGTTTAAATCTCCATCAAAGCACAAATCCGCTACTAGTGTACTACTTTGGCGCACCACTTGATTTATGTCAACCTTCTTCAACATTTTTTTTATTCCATTTATATCCCCCACCCTACACGCTTTAATAAAATCTACTCTTTCATTATATATTTTGTAAGACTTTTGTTTGAACTCTGTGAAATATTTTTCCAAATTGTCCTTCACTCCGTACAACCTCAATCAACCTCTACTTTCCTATATTATTCACTAAGCTTAGTGTTTTTCTCGAAACGTATAACTCACAGTCTGTATAGATATTAATCCCATCCAATTTTATCTTTTCTCCATTTACATATCCAATGTTTTTATTGTA from Clostridiales bacterium encodes:
- the spoIIID gene encoding sporulation transcriptional regulator SpoIIID; translated protein: MKRYIEERAIELAMYIIEKKATVRLAAKKFGISKSTVHKDVTERLEQINSQLASRARVVLEENKSERHIRGGFATREKYRKNTKLTG
- a CDS encoding ankyrin repeat domain-containing protein, with the protein product MKDNLEKYFTEFKQKSYKIYNERVDFIKACRVGDINGIKKMLKKVDINQVVRQSSTLVADLCFDGDLNISSLNTQGEVDKEEWIAFDTPLIAACKSGNIDAVKLLVSMGANVNQLGYLSRGTALFFACRSGQAQTIELLLDRGANVNRMGYVIGITPLIVACKAENEELVEYLLSMGADVNRNGGKLCYTPLIVASKINDINIVKLLVERGANLNKEGYFVASMPLMEALENNNTCVERLLIDNGADEREDEGVLDTTPLIVACDNKNESIIKYLIKKGARTNKRCIDGRIPKIVFNSDILPHLHLKFLP
- a CDS encoding peptidoglycan DD-metalloendopeptidase family protein, with the translated sequence MKKNIDNKQQKKFWKNATYVVMLVSIALASVISLFSAKKSVNSLIGEGDMQKIFSVDNETIADEVKDTKSETNREDNKKEQQVTNEVISFITQKEEETISKEKLQDKKEEEVTSKEKPQDKKEEEVTSKEKPQDKKEEEVTSKEKPQDKKEEEVTSKEKPQDKKEEVISKEKLQESKIKQDEVLSIEENDEEQAEVFLGSSDSFITPVNGDIIREFSGDKLVYFKAMDEWRIHKGLDIKSRLGTPVKAVMDGYVEDIQNDSENGATVIIRHSKKIASVYKNLANDNLVMPNQIIKQGDIIGVVGDKSRCSNDNEVHLHFEILKNEKLVNPQNYIKLKK
- a CDS encoding rod shape-determining protein, encoding MFRFGQDIGIDLGTATVLVYIKGKGIVLREPSVVAIDKNTNKVLAVGEEARRMLGRTPGNIVAIRPLKDGVISDYYVTERMLKYFIKKVCKNRIFKPRIMVCVPSGVTEVEKRAVVDAAMQAGAKKTYLIEEPISAAIGAGIDISKACGCMVVDIGGGTTDIAVISLGGNVVSSSIKVAGDKFDEAIVRYIRKKHNIMIGERTAEELKIQIGTVYPRPESISRDIRGRNLLTGLPNIIKVTSEELMDALEETVMSIVEEVHSVLERTPPELAADISDNGILMTGGGCLIYGLDKLLEKHTGIKVTVAEDAVSCVANGTGKALDNIEAIEKSFAVENRSKKKK
- a CDS encoding 4-(cytidine 5'-diphospho)-2-C-methyl-D-erythritol kinase gives rise to the protein MKEIELTAYAKINFAIDLLGKRVDGYNDVKMIMQTIDLSDKVYIEKIDTGIEVVSDIKIVSSSDKNIAYKAAEHMIKRYNIKSGVKIEIKKGIPISAGLGGGSADAAAVIIGMNKLFDLGLNDKELRALGKELGADVPFCIMRNTALAQGIGERLIPLPDIVDMDLIIIKPCFGVSTKEVYESFDYNEPKRRPDFEILIDAISKRDILGIAKNMANVLESVTEKNFPVIADIKDRLIKNRALGAMMSGSGPSVFGIFESSSVAQAAYKAMANKGDYHCYLAKTVCFR